The following is a genomic window from Niabella soli DSM 19437.
GTGAAACTTCCGGTTTCGTAGTAATAAGCGATACAATTTACGAAGCGCTGTTAATACCCCGCGGCTCTTTTTAACACCACCGGCTCCACCTTATTTCCTTTTACCATCCGGTATAAGGTCCAGGTATTTTTATCATTCCCTGCTTCCAGCCGCCAGCTATAAGCAGGATCCGCCAACTTCGTTTTTACCCAACGCGGGAAGGCATTTGCCGCACGGGCATCTTCCCAGGTGCGGATCACTTTAAAAATAGCTTCTTTCTGCGGGCAACTTTCCACATCCTTCTGGTTCAACCGCAGGCTGTAGGTGGTGCCCAAACCGACAGAAATAGCCTGAACATGCTCATATTGTTCGGGCGTTGAGCGCGCCGTAACCGGGAAATTTCCACCCATCCCCACCGGGAAAAAATTGGAATAGGTTACATCCCGCAGGTCTTTACCCTGGCTGGTAGTACTGCCCCACTCCCTGGTATCCACATCATACAAATTTTTTCCGCCACCCACATTCCAGATGCTCTGGTAATGCCAGGAGCCTTCAGATAAGGTAGCGCCGGTAAAGCGGATATACGGCACGCCTATTGCTTTGGCGCGATCAAACATCTTGTGAAAAAAGCGTTTGGCCGAGTAATACCCCTGCCCGCTGTTAAACAGGAATTCCTGCCCGTCAAAATCATAGTAAGCCAGCCCGTTAATTTTGCAAACATCGGCATAATATGCCGCTATTTTATCCTGCAGGGGTATATTGGGAATAATACCATCGTATCCATAGTTAACCGTAACCTGTAATTTATAAATAGTATCGCCTGCTGCGTGGCCTGACGGGGTCGTTTTCCAATAGCCGCGTTTTACGTGCAACAGCCGGTAGGGAGGTTTATCCGAAACGCCTAAATAATAGATCAGCTCCTTCCCGATCTTTATCATATTCAGGTTTTCACAGTGCCCTTCCCAACTGGCAACTTCGTTGAGGTACTGAGGATCATTTACCAGGAGAACCGTATCCGAAGCATCGATATTTTTTAAAAGCAATCTTTTTTGCTGGTAGCACAGACTATCGCCCGGAACCGGGCTGGCATCTTTCGTACCTGGGGCCAGTGCATTAGTGATGGTCGTCCTCCCAATGATAAGACGTTTTTTTGCAGCTAGGGCTGCAAAGGCCTTGTGCGATAAACTACCTGTTGTCATTTTTATCGGCTTCCGCTCAAAATATTTTCCGTCAATATACCCTTCATTTCCCCTGTCGGGCCTTAAAAATCCCTGGTCGTATAAGCTGATCGCTTTAAAGCCCAGCCTGCTTGTATAAGAAATAATGCTGTCGTTCAGGTTGCCGTCGGTTAAAGCATCCGGAACAAAGGCCGCGGGATCCTTGATCCATTTGCCATTGATCGTAGGATAGGGCAATTGCTCCTTTAGTACGATCTCCCGTATCACGTCCATCAACGCCGTACTGTCCGGACTACCCCATAAAGCTACAGCCGATTCGATAAAATCCACGCCCGGCAAGGGTTGTACGTCAATATGATTAGGAAGATTCGCTTTCATGTGCGGGATCAATGAAAACAGGATCTCTCTTTTTATGGATCGGTCCCGCGACTGGTATGCTATGGAGATCCGGCCTTTTTCATCCACTTGCGCAGCATCTCCATACAGAATACGGTACCAGGGCTCTTTGTGCGCATAGAAGGCCACATCGCTGATACCATTGCCGCCCAGGCTGAGCACCTGTCCTTCATGCAGCGAATCCGGGAGCGGGAACCGTTGGGTATCCGGTGTGTGAATGATATATTGAAACGGAGCGGCGTCACCAATGGTAGCGGCCATGCCTCCCAAAGTATTGTCGTTTAGCGCCAACATTCCAATTGCATAGTTTACCACACTGCTGGTATCGCGCGCTACGCCAATGATCTCTCCCAACAGGTTGGTAATGGTAGTGTGGCAGGGGCCCCATTGGACGGCTTCGATCCCTGCCCTTTTTGAGAGCGATAATAATTGCAGTTTAAGGTATTTTTTTTGCGGGCTGATCCGAATGCACGCCACAGATCCGTTGCTATACGTCAGCCTCAGCAATCGTACCGCAGCGCTATAAGATGCTTTTACCGGTTCATAGCAGGTTTTGCTGCCGCCATCAAACAACAGCATCAATGGAGAAGGCCGGTCCGCTGGGCTAAATTCACGATAGGGCCGTACCGTACTATTTTTCATACTGGTGATAAACCCTTTATTATTGATATGAATGCCGAAATAATCGGTTTTAAAATCCCATTGGGCAAACAGCTTACCGGCCAATGCAAGGAAAATTATCAGCAACGTTGTTCTCATACCTACTTACCAAAATTATTATTCAAAACCAGCGGATTTAATCATCATCGGCTGCAGCAGCAGTCTTTACAAACGCACTTCGCAAGGGAGCGGGCATTACGCTGTGCTCGCCTTTTACTGATTTCCAGATCACTTCATTCAGCGGCCGGTCGGGCGCGCTGTCTGCCTTTGAAAAATCAAACTGCGCCGATTGTTGCGCACTGGTATTCCATACCGTATTGCGCTCCTGGATGTCGATATTTGCCGGGCGAACGGTATAAGGCGTCGTATCGGGCACTGACTGAAAGCAGCTCCACAGGGGCGTTGCAGCGGCATCGTACTGGCTCATGGGAGGCAGGCCCAGTATCAGTTCCATTGTCCGGAGGATCGCCGCGGTGGAATATAAGGTATGGTTTACCTGCTTCCTTTTAATATACGGACTGATCACATAGGCAACGGAACGATGGGCATCTACGTGGTCGGGGCCATCCTGCGCATCATCTTCCAATACAAAAATGGCGGTCTCTTTCCATATAGGGCTGTGTGCAATATGATCTACCAACCGGCCGAGCGCTAAATCATTATCCGCTACCATTGCCACCGGGGTATGACTGCCTTTTGACATACCGGCCGTATGATCATTGGGCAGGTACACCGTATTAAAACGCGGCACCGCATTGCACTGTACCAAGGAATCAAAATCATGCTCAAATACCTGTTCCCGGTATACATCCTGTATCGATAAATTCCACCCCGGGTAATTGTGACAATAATTAACCGGATCTTTTAATACCGGCAAAGTAGGATACCCGTTATCCATGAATTCTCCATAATTGCGAAAGCGGATACCAGCACGATGGCAGTAATCCCAGATAAAGCCCTTAGTGGGATTAGCTACCGGCCGTCCCCCGTCAAAATCATAATTACCCCCGCGCCCACTGTAATTAGCCGGCCAGGTCTTTTCAACAAAGTCGGTTGCATAACCTGCCATCGACCAGTTATGTCCGTCGGCGCTTACTTCAGCATTTACATAAAAATTATCCAGCAATACAAACTCTTCCGCCAGCGCATGCGCATTAGGGGTTATCCGCCTTCCGAAAATACAACGGCTGCTGTCGCCATTGCTCTGCGGCAAATCGCCCAATACCTGGTCGTAGGTCCGGTTTTCCTTTAATACATAAAATACATATTTGATCGGAGACGTTATTCCCTTACGGGTAGGTATAGGATTACCCCGCTCACCCGAAGCTGTTTGTTCCTTTTGTTTTGTATAAGGCGTATTGAGATATACCTGGCGTGCATAACGGTTTAATAACTGTTCCGTAGGAACCCGGATTATTGACAAACTGCCTTTGAACATGCTGCCGATATATTGCATGGGTTTTGTTGTGTCGCTTTTTTTATACAACGTCTCGTGTTTGCCTCCATATGGGTCATTGCCATCCGGATTGGGAAAGGAAGACATGCCTTTACCATTGGCTACCAGGATCTGGCTGCCCACAACCCGCACACAAGTGGGATACCAGCCGGTGGGTATATACCCTTTGGCCTTACTGCGGCCATGCGTTGCTACATCGAAAACGGCCAGGCAATTATTGTCGGCATTGGCAATGTATAATGTTTTATTATCGGGTGATAAAGCCACACTATTGGTGGTGGATCCGATGGGGGCCTCGGGGTACAACGCCGCGTTGAGGGTTTCCGTGACCCGTTTACTCTTACAATCAACTACAGATACGGAGTTCGAATTGGCATTGGCCACAAATACCCTTTTTCCATCGCGGGTAACGGCCATATCTGTGGGATGATCCTCCGTTGCTACGGAATCCGTGATCACTCCCCGCTGCGTATGGTATACCCATATTTTTTTTCCGCCCCAGGCAGAAATATACAATTCCGGCAGCACCGGGTTCAGCGCACAGGTATATGCTTCAGCAGAAAGCGATACTTTTTTTATCACTCTCATAGTGCGTACATCACAAACATATAAGGCATTATCTTCTTTCGTCACCACATATAACCGCTGATGCGGATCATCCACAACCAGCCCGGCCGGGCTGATCTTATCCTTAGGCCAGGGACGCCCCAGCGTAAGCGTGTCCTTCACGGTAAGTTTAGCACGCTGCAAGATATACCGGACGATAATATTATTATTTCCTCCTGAAACATACAGGTAGGGCGTCGTTTTTCCGAAACAGAGCCCCAGCCATGCTGAGCTGATGGGCACCTGCTGTACCAGCTTTTGCTGCTTTAGCTGTATAAGGTCGATGGTGTGTTTGCCGTTACCATTATTGGTTACGGCCACGTAGTTCCCATCCGGGGAAACCGCCATATTGAGTGGCAGATCACTGCTGAGCGGAATGGATGCTCCGGCAGGGGTAAGCGCCCATCCGTTAGGTAACTGCACTGCGATTGTTTTGCGGGCCTGCTGGGCAAATGCTATTCCACCCAGTAGCACAAAAGCGATAAGAAGAAGATCACGTTTTTGCATGAATACAATTTACATCATATCTGTGATGCTGTTTAAAATTATATTTTACGAATGCTTGCCTGGGATGGCGCGTGCGGACACGCGCCACGGCGCAGGTATCGTGAAAAGTAAAACGACAAATGGGAGCCGCTCAGGTTTCACTCCCGATAGCCATCGGAATAACATTTCACGTTTTACTCAAAGCCCATGCGGGTAATATTCACTTTCAAAGCCGCCTTCTTTATATAGTTTTAAAATAGCGAATCCCGGAGGTGTTTCAAAATAATATCCCGACCCTGCCGAATCTTTATCGCCCTTACCCCACCAGAATCCGCTCATGGCGCCATTGCAACAATACCATACACCATTGTAAAAGGTTTTATCATATAAATGATTATGCCCGCTTAAAGAGGCCCGTACCTTGTCTTTATGTTTATAAAAAAGATCTTTTAATTTTTTATGATCGGTATGATTGCCCCCTACCAAAATGGGCGTGGCCCCAAATGTGGGAAAATGGGATAGTATCAATGTAGGCGTGTTAGCCGGCGTTTGCTCCAGATCTGCAGCCAGCCATTGAAACTGTTCTTCATCCAGAGAAATGTCATGTGTATTATTGCCGTCCAGCACAATA
Proteins encoded in this region:
- a CDS encoding bifunctional YncE family protein/alkaline phosphatase family protein, with protein sequence MQKRDLLLIAFVLLGGIAFAQQARKTIAVQLPNGWALTPAGASIPLSSDLPLNMAVSPDGNYVAVTNNGNGKHTIDLIQLKQQKLVQQVPISSAWLGLCFGKTTPYLYVSGGNNNIIVRYILQRAKLTVKDTLTLGRPWPKDKISPAGLVVDDPHQRLYVVTKEDNALYVCDVRTMRVIKKVSLSAEAYTCALNPVLPELYISAWGGKKIWVYHTQRGVITDSVATEDHPTDMAVTRDGKRVFVANANSNSVSVVDCKSKRVTETLNAALYPEAPIGSTTNSVALSPDNKTLYIANADNNCLAVFDVATHGRSKAKGYIPTGWYPTCVRVVGSQILVANGKGMSSFPNPDGNDPYGGKHETLYKKSDTTKPMQYIGSMFKGSLSIIRVPTEQLLNRYARQVYLNTPYTKQKEQTASGERGNPIPTRKGITSPIKYVFYVLKENRTYDQVLGDLPQSNGDSSRCIFGRRITPNAHALAEEFVLLDNFYVNAEVSADGHNWSMAGYATDFVEKTWPANYSGRGGNYDFDGGRPVANPTKGFIWDYCHRAGIRFRNYGEFMDNGYPTLPVLKDPVNYCHNYPGWNLSIQDVYREQVFEHDFDSLVQCNAVPRFNTVYLPNDHTAGMSKGSHTPVAMVADNDLALGRLVDHIAHSPIWKETAIFVLEDDAQDGPDHVDAHRSVAYVISPYIKRKQVNHTLYSTAAILRTMELILGLPPMSQYDAAATPLWSCFQSVPDTTPYTVRPANIDIQERNTVWNTSAQQSAQFDFSKADSAPDRPLNEVIWKSVKGEHSVMPAPLRSAFVKTAAAADDD